ACCGCTATCTGCCGCGAATACGCTTTCATCGCCTTGTCGTAATAGCGCAGCGACTCGTAAAAAACGCCCAGCTTGAAATACGCGTCATAGTGATCGGGAAAAAGCTCCACTACATTGCCAAAATAGTGATCCAGATCCACCCGATCCATCCCCACCATCGCCAGATGGCACATCCCCAGATTGTAGTGCGCCGCCGTATAGGCTTTGTCCATCGCGCAGGTCTCGCGGAACAACCTCAGTGACCGAGACTTCTGGCCCGGCATCTTCAACGCCGCCAGTGCCCGCCCATTGCGCGCCTCCACAAATTTCCTCTGCTTCTTAATCGCCTTTAAAAACAACTCCTCTGCTTCTTTTACCTCATCCTGCTCCAGGCGAAGATAGCCCAGCGCGCACATCGCCACCACATCATTCGGGTGTAAAATCAGCATCCGATCGCAAATACGGGCAGCCTCCGTCACCAGCTTTTCATCCGGAGCCTGTGCCCGCGTGATATACTTATTCGGAATCAGCCCCCCCCGCTCAAAATACGCATCTGACACCGTCACATAGCGACGCCCAAAGTGATAACCGTAATAATACTTCAACATCAGCGGATTTCGCGCCTGCCAGAACCGCGCCAAAAACAGTCCCTTATTCTTCCGATCCAATGCCTTGTAAAAAGCCGCCGTATCCGCACTGGCCACCTCTCCCAGAATCAAACCCGCCACCTGATCTTCAAACTCGCCAAAACTCGCCTGCAATTCCGCCCCGGCGACCTCCTGATCCTCCTCCTCTGCCTTGTCCTCTCGCTCCAAAATTTTGATATGTACCCGCGCCACCCGAAGCTCGCCCAGCAAAGACTTGATCACCACCTCTGTCTCGGACTCTGACACAAGCTCACCCTTCAACACCGTGCCATCCTCCAGCAACACAGTAACATTGCGCGAAGGCTGCTCTATCATTTTAATCAGCGACTTTTTTATCCGCAGTTCGCCCATCGCCGTCTTGAGCACCACCTCATCCTCAGACTCTGACACAATCTCGCCCTTCAACACCGTGCCATCCTCCAGCAACACCGTTGCGCCATAAGCAGACACAACCACCAAAAAGAGACAAAGTGCAATTAAAAAAGTCTTCATATTACATCACTCTCCTGAAGAACCCCGGCAAAGGCAAATACAATACCCCTTCCCCGCATACCTGTCAAGCCATGAAAAAACGGCGGAAGGACATAGCGTCCCTCCGCCGTTATGATACTGTTCACAGGGCAGTCAGCAAACCACCCCCTGATGTTAGAAGGTAACAGCAGCGCTGAGGATATGCACCGAAGAGAAGAAAGCACTATCAAACTGCTTGAATGCATAATCCACCTTCACGCCCTGACCACCTTCGGTCTTAAACTGCAACCCACCACCCGCAGAGATACCCTCTGTATCGTGGTTGGTCTTGTACCCACCTCGCAGCGTAAAGCCGATTGAGGACCCCGCTGCGCGATACGTATATTCGGCACCGACGTGAATGCGCTCATCAAAATCGATGGGATTGTTCACATCCAGAGCCAGATCCAGATGGTGTGGCACAGGCGTATTGCCCATCATCGAAATCACATCGATGAGCAAGCCCAGGCGGATATTCCGCGGCAACTCAAACTGCTCCCGCTGATAAACCACCTCTGTGCTAAAATTCTGCACACTCATCGCCATCACCGTATTCCGGAACCCCGTATTGAAATACGTGCCCAGATCAAAGGCAAAGGCATTCTTGGAATTATCCACCGTCTGCCTGGAGGCTCCCAAAAAGATATTGCCAGTACCCAGGTCCTGATGGGCCATCCTGAGGGTCGCTCCTGCGGAAAAACGGTCGGTAATTTTAAGACCATAAGCCGCGGAAATGGCATAATTGCTGGTGGTAATCTCGCCCTCGTCTTTGAATCCGGCGCCAGCGGGATTTGGATCAATTGATGTTCCGTTGACAGTACCCGCATCGAAAGTCACAATCGAAAGACCGAACGTCCCTCTGCCCGGCACATTCACTGCAACGCCCGCGACCATACTCTTGGTATCGACGAGCCAATCGACATAAGTGACATGTGCTTCCCGGCCTTCCATAAAAGCCAGCGCACCCGGATTGAAAAGAATCGCCGAACCACTGCCGATCAACCCCACCCCGGCACCACCGAGAGCAGCAGTGCGCGCATCGGTGGGAATAGACAGGAAAGCAAAACCAGCCTGTCCGGTCTTGATAAACGTCGGCGAGGCTTCTTCAAAGCCCGGAACAACGGGATCCAGTTCTCGAACGCGACCATCAAAGTTATCGGTCACGCCAGTCGCAACGCTCCCCTGGGCAAACATATCGCTCGGCATCAGCCCCGCACACACAAGCGCAATCAGAATATATTTTTTCACGATCATCCTCCTTGTTTAGCGAACCACAATGAATTTCTCGATATGAGTGCCCGGAACCTGGGGATCCCTGCTCTCAATATGTGCAAAGTAGATACCCGACACCAGGAACTGGTTATTGTCGTTGATCATCAGATCCCACGACAGATCGCCAGAACCCGCGGTGTGCTCAAACTCCTGAATCAGATCGCCGGTTATCGAGAAAATACGGATGATCGCGCTCGCAGGCAGATTTACGAACAGTAGTTTATTGGCCTGACCCGTAAAATTGAATCCACCTTGCTCTAAATCGCCGCCCTGAATCTGGAATGGATTTGGCACAATCCGCACACTCGTAATATCTCGTCCGGGTGCGCGGAATGGACTTACGCCATCCCCCAGAGTGCGGGTGGCAAAATAGCTGCTCTCCAGACCATTGGCATCAACGGCTGTAACCGCGTAATAATACCGCGTACCGCGAATCACAGTATCGTCATTGTAGGATGTACCATTGACCGTGAAAATATCCCGCAGACCGGGTGGTTTTGTCTCAAAACCCGCCATGCGATAAACCCGGTATGAAGCCGCACCGGGAACAGCAGCCCAGGAAAGTTCGTTTTGATCCGGACCAGATGTTATTTCTACTCGTGAGGGCCAATCTGGCGTAGGCGGCAAAACGGGCTGCAAACCAACCACCGAGTTTACCTCGCGGTTGTTCCACGCCTTGTGCGCCACAGCTATCGCCGCCTTCAGGGAATCCAATCCACTGTTGAGAAAAGCTTCTTTCTGGTCAAAAGAAATAGAACCTTCCGACCACTTTCTGCCCATCTCCTTATTCGCAGCAATAGATGGACCCGTAACAATCCAGGCCGACACAATGTGAATGCTCTCACCGGGATTCAGTTCGGGCCAGGGACCAAATGTCACCATCCACTCCCAGTATCCCTGCTGAGACTCCACGGACGTCGCTACGTCTCTAATGCGCTCGGCCCGCATCGTATTCGACAGCGTGTAAAAATCGTGTACAGCCCCCATATCCGCAC
The Gemmatimonadota bacterium genome window above contains:
- a CDS encoding PorV/PorQ family protein — encoded protein: MIVKKYILIALVCAGLMPSDMFAQGSVATGVTDNFDGRVRELDPVVPGFEEASPTFIKTGQAGFAFLSIPTDARTAALGGAGVGLIGSGSAILFNPGALAFMEGREAHVTYVDWLVDTKSMVAGVAVNVPGRGTFGLSIVTFDAGTVNGTSIDPNPAGAGFKDEGEITTSNYAISAAYGLKITDRFSAGATLRMAHQDLGTGNIFLGASRQTVDNSKNAFAFDLGTYFNTGFRNTVMAMSVQNFSTEVVYQREQFELPRNIRLGLLIDVISMMGNTPVPHHLDLALDVNNPIDFDERIHVGAEYTYRAAGSSIGFTLRGGYKTNHDTEGISAGGGLQFKTEGGQGVKVDYAFKQFDSAFFSSVHILSAAVTF